In Spirosoma aureum, a single genomic region encodes these proteins:
- the mutL gene encoding DNA mismatch repair endonuclease MutL, whose amino-acid sequence MLNVIQLLPDSIANQIAAGEVVQRPASVVKELLENSVDAKAKSVQVIVREAGRNLIQIVDDGVGMTETDARMSFERHATSKIRSSDDLFRIRTMGFRGEALASIAAVAQVEMRTRRAEDELGTLIRIEGSDIKAQEAISCLPGTNLLIKNLFFNVPARRNFLKSNSVEMRHIIDEFQRVALANPEVGFSLFHNDQEIYNLPAGKLSRRIIDMFGKSYREQLNYCEEQTPYVTVRGYIGKPESAKKARNEQFFFVNNRFIKHNYLHHAVVGAYEGTLPEGSHPFYVLFVDIDPSHIDINIHPTKTEIKFDDERSVYAIMMAAVRKAVGVYNLSPSLDFDSDVNFLSGGRSGGSRPSPSDSKADIPRPITPSWSSGSQSAEQKPKTERVTFRTDSLDKAAGSSFDMPQKPSSNNWQALFKSLEESAESKPTEPVGDWLGPAKPVEPATSGEPVESEALTLGSRANQLQDASAVVEDENIVQIQNRYLLATIKSGVMLIDQRRAYERVLYDQFHAALTKRNGVSQQLLFPKTVTLTPVDFQLALDLRDDLINLGFQFDELGQNTFVIRGVPTLTTGENEEELFANLLAQLRADTGRLKLDRAESMARSLARRSSQRHITRLSLTERKALVGQLFASSNPSYTPTGEPVTTILSLDKIAGLFR is encoded by the coding sequence ATGTTAAATGTTATTCAGCTACTGCCCGATTCGATTGCAAACCAAATTGCGGCTGGTGAGGTCGTACAACGACCAGCGTCGGTTGTAAAAGAGTTGCTCGAAAATTCAGTAGATGCAAAAGCCAAATCCGTGCAGGTAATTGTCCGTGAAGCGGGCAGAAACCTGATTCAGATTGTGGACGATGGCGTAGGCATGACCGAAACAGATGCCCGGATGAGTTTCGAACGGCACGCAACCTCTAAAATCCGTTCGTCAGACGACCTGTTCCGAATCCGTACGATGGGATTTCGGGGTGAGGCACTGGCATCGATTGCGGCCGTGGCGCAGGTAGAAATGCGTACCCGTCGGGCAGAAGATGAACTGGGTACGCTGATTCGGATTGAAGGCTCTGATATAAAAGCACAGGAAGCAATCTCGTGTCTGCCGGGAACAAATCTGCTGATCAAGAATCTCTTCTTCAATGTTCCGGCCCGCCGTAATTTTCTGAAGTCAAACTCGGTCGAGATGCGGCACATCATCGATGAGTTTCAACGGGTTGCTCTGGCTAATCCAGAAGTTGGCTTTTCATTATTTCATAACGATCAGGAGATTTATAACCTGCCTGCCGGAAAACTTAGCCGCCGAATTATTGACATGTTCGGTAAGAGTTACCGCGAGCAGCTAAATTACTGCGAAGAGCAAACGCCTTACGTAACCGTTCGTGGCTACATCGGCAAACCTGAATCGGCAAAAAAAGCACGTAACGAACAGTTTTTCTTCGTCAACAACCGGTTTATCAAACATAATTACCTACACCATGCAGTGGTAGGTGCTTACGAAGGCACCTTGCCGGAAGGTAGCCATCCATTCTACGTGTTATTTGTCGATATCGATCCATCCCATATCGACATCAATATTCACCCCACAAAAACCGAAATCAAATTCGATGATGAGCGGTCGGTCTATGCGATCATGATGGCGGCTGTTCGAAAAGCAGTTGGCGTCTACAATCTGTCGCCATCACTTGATTTTGACTCGGATGTTAATTTTCTGTCGGGCGGCCGGTCCGGGGGAAGTCGACCATCACCTTCCGACAGTAAAGCGGATATTCCCCGTCCTATTACGCCCTCCTGGTCATCGGGCAGTCAATCGGCCGAGCAGAAACCGAAAACGGAACGCGTAACGTTTCGCACTGATTCGCTCGATAAAGCAGCGGGTAGCAGCTTCGACATGCCCCAAAAGCCCAGTAGTAACAACTGGCAGGCTTTGTTTAAGAGCCTGGAGGAATCGGCTGAATCGAAACCAACAGAACCAGTCGGCGATTGGCTGGGACCCGCAAAGCCGGTTGAGCCAGCTACTTCCGGTGAGCCTGTCGAAAGCGAGGCTTTGACGCTGGGTAGCCGGGCCAATCAGCTTCAGGATGCATCGGCGGTTGTTGAGGACGAAAATATTGTTCAGATTCAGAACCGTTACCTTTTAGCTACGATCAAGTCTGGAGTGATGCTAATTGACCAGCGAAGAGCCTATGAGCGCGTGTTGTATGATCAGTTTCATGCTGCACTGACTAAACGAAATGGTGTATCACAGCAATTACTTTTTCCAAAAACAGTTACACTTACACCAGTAGACTTCCAACTGGCGCTAGATTTGCGTGATGATCTGATTAATCTTGGTTTTCAGTTCGACGAACTAGGACAGAATACCTTTGTGATTCGGGGCGTGCCGACACTGACAACCGGAGAAAACGAAGAGGAACTGTTTGCGAATCTCCTGGCTCAGCTTCGCGCCGATACCGGCCGGTTAAAATTAGACCGGGCGGAGTCGATGGCGAGGTCGCTGGCCCGGCGGTCGTCTCAGCGGCACATTACCCGATTAAGCCTAACCGAAAGGAAAGCACTTGTCGGTCAATTGTTTGCTTCATCGAATCCTAGTTATACACCAACTGGCGAACCGGTTACGACGATATTATCGTTAGATAAAATTGCGGGACTTTTTCGATAA
- a CDS encoding rhomboid family intramembrane serine protease, with protein MFSFTPVVRVILILNVLVFFVTNDSVIEQFGLHSFLSEQFNPIQLLTHMFLHGGFGHLFSNMIGLIVFGPMLEQFWGPRRFTFFYFFTGLGAAFLFSGVNYFEMQSVYETVQNYQHSPGFDAFSAFVDQHASSYYDRLVPFIDKFKSYPHDSKNIQDSLAIVNQIFTNQVNEPMVGASGAIFGVIMAFGLLFPNTQLFLLFPPIPIKAKYLVIFYGAYEIYSGVYRAQADNVAHFAHIGGMLFAFILVKYWNSQRKTFY; from the coding sequence ATGTTTTCTTTTACCCCAGTTGTTCGAGTTATACTGATTCTCAACGTATTGGTTTTTTTTGTTACAAATGACAGTGTAATTGAGCAATTTGGATTGCATTCGTTTCTGTCTGAGCAGTTTAATCCGATTCAGTTGCTAACCCACATGTTTTTACATGGTGGTTTTGGCCACTTGTTTAGTAATATGATTGGGTTAATTGTATTTGGCCCAATGCTTGAACAGTTCTGGGGACCGCGTCGGTTTACGTTCTTTTATTTTTTTACGGGGCTGGGAGCCGCATTTTTGTTTTCAGGAGTAAACTATTTTGAGATGCAAAGCGTATATGAAACCGTTCAGAATTACCAGCATAGTCCTGGTTTCGACGCGTTTTCAGCGTTTGTAGATCAACATGCCAGTTCCTATTATGATCGGTTAGTGCCGTTTATTGATAAATTCAAGAGTTATCCACACGATTCTAAAAATATTCAGGACAGCCTGGCTATTGTGAACCAGATTTTTACTAATCAGGTCAACGAGCCGATGGTAGGTGCATCGGGCGCGATTTTTGGGGTGATTATGGCATTTGGTTTATTGTTTCCGAACACTCAGTTATTTTTATTGTTTCCACCTATACCGATTAAAGCAAAGTACCTCGTTATATTTTACGGGGCCTACGAAATCTACTCCGGCGTCTATCGGGCGCAAGCTGACAACGTAGCCCATTTTGCTCATATTGGCGGCATGTTGTTTGCATTTATATTAGTGAAATACTGGAATTCACAGCGGAAAACTTTTTATTAG